The Helianthus annuus cultivar XRQ/B chromosome 15, HanXRQr2.0-SUNRISE, whole genome shotgun sequence genomic sequence TTGGTACAAGAATTTACAAATACAATACAATCATATATAAGATTGAATGATAGaggaaagagaaagacaagatcCGTAAAATCTGGATCACAGGAAGATTGGATAACCCTGTGGATATCATCCTCTTATCCTGCTTTCTGACCTCAGCTTGATCAAGTTGTCAAGTGGCTTAGCACTCAACAATGTCAAATTGTCAAGTTGGCTTCATACTCAACATGGTTTATATAGCGGAGCAGGAATGATCTCATCTTCAACCATAAGTATCCAAATATTGGTAGTGTGGTGGGGGAGATAAAATCAATTGGGTTCATATGGGTCATGAACAGGTCAAAAGCTAGAGGTGTGTCTTGGGAGCAATGGAAGAACTTTGAAGTAGGAAGTTTGTATTAGTTTCTGTTATTTCGTTGGGCTCTTTAGCCTCTGTTAGTTTTCTGGCCTTTTGGTGAATGATATATGTACTTGGTGTGGCTAAATTTTGGTTAGCCAATTTATAATATTGTGgtttttgttggccgttcaaaaaaaattctaACACTCTTTTGATACTTATTGTTTCTTTGAATAAAATCTGTCGAGAATTCTTCACTTAGTGGCCGATACTTGAGTTTGAGTTTTCGAACTGGCTTAATAGTTTAGGGTTTTAACCTAACATACATGAATTGGTAAAATCTATAAATTAGCTCCTCTTTTGGAACTGTTTCTGTCTGATTTGATATTCATTGTGAAATCTGTGAAGAATTGTTGATTTAAAATTAATGTACTATAAATTAAATGCCAAACACTATCACATGTGACAACcgttatgccaaacactaaacaCACGTCATGTTCAAGCTCGGATCGTTTTGATGCTTGATCAAATTGGAACCAAGGCGATCTTGATATCTGAAATGGTGAGGTTGTCACACCCTATCCGTGGTACCAATGTCACCGTTGCATACTCTTCACCTTCAGTGTTTGTGTCCTCCAGCAATTCTGTTAGCCCGAACCTTGCTGCACTCGACATCATCATTTTGTCCATACCACTGTGTGGAATCTGCGCAAAACCACCAGCGTATTCAGGATCACACGGCGTGGTCACTTCACCTTCTTTAAGCGTGTCATTCACAAACACGTCAAACTTCACATATTTCTCACCATCGAATTTTATCCCGTTTATCAACAAAACCTCGTTGGCTTTCGCCTTTTCTGCATCAGTCCTGTTCACAGCAGGCCTCTTCACACGAGTCTTCAGTATTGCGTCTAGAGTCACCGGAAACTTCAGTTGGTTCACTGTTTTCACATCCCCGGGTGAGGTTAATGCTACTTGTGACTCTTTGTTTCGCTTTGCGGGTCGACTCTTGCGCCAGGGGAACACAGACTCCGACTCTTCGTAGTATTTGTACTTGAGCTTGTCCATCTTGATGCAGTCTTTGTTATACACACGCACAAGGTCCTCATTCTCGTCATAGAACACATACGACGCGTTTAACCAATCCGGATCAGTTGGTTCCGTGTGTCCTTGAATGCCCAAACTCTTCCATAGTGTCCACATTCGATCCACATTCGAATGGTGCGCGTAGAACAAAGGGTCATACCCAGCAGAGTATAAATTACCCAAGTCCTCAAAGTTAGCCTGAGTCGAGTCACCCACCCATCTGTGTATCGCGATGTGACAACCAGCTTCGACGGATCCGACCGACTTGTCACCATTGGCAACCGGGGCATCCCCAGCTACGTATTCGCCCCCAAAGAAGCTTTTTGTATCTGCACCATTTCTAACCAAATCGCGGTACACTGTACTCAGATTGCAGGCTATCTGTATCTCACTTGTGGTGTCGCGTTCACCGCCACCGAAGTCCAGATCCACTAGCTGTGGTGGGAGGTGACGGGCGTCCCGATAAATGTCAAACAGCGGGTTTGGCGTACGCGTATCGTTTAAAAAGATCTCTGGAATCGTCATTCCGGCTGGATTGTCCCAGTTCCAGTAAGGTAAGGCGAAAGTGGGATCGTTAATCAACTTACCGAGTATTCTCTCATAGAAGTAAAGGTACCAGCGGTGGTAAGGAAAGAAGAGCCACGAGTTGTGAATCTGAATATCGATGTCTGGAAACCCGCTATCGACTTGAGTGTAACCTCCGTTGCAGTATGCACAATGAATTTTCGCTTGTTGGATGAAGCTGTGCGGGTGGTCTTCAGGGAGATCCTTCATGGCTTGGATGGCTCGTTTATACTTCTCCACCTGCTCTTTCGACCCGTTATGCGCCGGCCATCTCACTTTAACCGTCTTTTCGGTAGGAAACACGAATGGTTTAATCGTTTTTTTGATGTTAGGAGGGCAGCATTTTCGTGTCCTTACAACTTTCTCTAGATTCTTGATGCCATAATCCGCTTCCTTGCAGCTCGACGTGATATCAGGAGTTGTT encodes the following:
- the LOC110912646 gene encoding polyphenol oxidase I, chloroplastic, with the translated sequence MSCSIPVSPTTLTKTTFISQRALIKTHKNQTHGFRVTCNVAPNDDHNHLKLILPDIDRRSLLVGLGGLYTASNFPSLPAALADPITTPDITSSCKEADYGIKNLEKVVRTRKCCPPNIKKTIKPFVFPTEKTVKVRWPAHNGSKEQVEKYKRAIQAMKDLPEDHPHSFIQQAKIHCAYCNGGYTQVDSGFPDIDIQIHNSWLFFPYHRWYLYFYERILGKLINDPTFALPYWNWDNPAGMTIPEIFLNDTRTPNPLFDIYRDARHLPPQLVDLDFGGGERDTTSEIQIACNLSTVYRDLVRNGADTKSFFGGEYVAGDAPVANGDKSVGSVEAGCHIAIHRWVGDSTQANFEDLGNLYSAGYDPLFYAHHSNVDRMWTLWKSLGIQGHTEPTDPDWLNASYVFYDENEDLVRVYNKDCIKMDKLKYKYYEESESVFPWRKSRPAKRNKESQVALTSPGDVKTVNQLKFPVTLDAILKTRVKRPAVNRTDAEKAKANEVLLINGIKFDGEKYVKFDVFVNDTLKEGEVTTPCDPEYAGGFAQIPHSGMDKMMMSSAARFGLTELLEDTNTEGEEYATVTLVPRIGCDNLTISDIKIALVPI